The Anaerolineae bacterium genome contains the following window.
ACCTGAGGATCGACAAAATAATCCTTTTTAAGGGTCTCGACAATCCGCGCTTCCAGTTCACTGATTGTAAGCTTCTCCGCCTTAATCGAACCGATGAAGGGTACATTGACCATGTTCTCGTCTGAAACGGTCAGATCAACTTCCTGCTGCAGCTCTCCGGCGGCATATATACTAAGCGTAAGCACATCCTGGGAACCGATGAGATGCGCCTTGTCTTGACACCACGTCTGGGCGGGTAATAATATAAGGAAAATCAACAAATATTGAACATTTTTCAAAACTATCTCCATGTGAACCTATAAAATCCCAAATTCCAATATTCAATCACCAAAACATCTAACGAAAAGCCCAGGCAACTTTAGCGAATTGAAATGTTCTTTCTTCAAGATCATATACGGGTTTGGAATTTTGGTCGTTGTAATTTATTTGATATTTGTGATTTGTTATTTCATGAAAGGAAATTCCTATACTATTAAATTAAAAAAGCATGGCGCATAAATATCGCACCATGCTCTATGCGCCATGTTCTACACTCAACGCGCTCTATCTGCGGCCTATATCATAACCGAAATCGAGTGTGGCCATAACAGATTTGTTGTCATAATCATAGCCGCTCAGATTGGAATTCCGATCCTCATAATTAGCGCTAACAGACAATGTAAGATAATCGGCGAAAATATATCCGATGCTTCCTGAAATAAAGTAGGTATCATCATCCCGAAATTCTGTAGTCCCTTCCGGGGTAAGTCCGGTAGTTCTTTCGTAATCAGAATTCTGGTAGTATCCTCCGACATCCAACTTTAACTTTTCCAGAAAAATGTGCCCCGCATCCACGGAAAACCGGTGAGCCTTGTAATAACTGTCTGCAACGCCCTGATCGTTAAAGTTCAGTTCACTAGAAAGCTCCAAATAGCTCCTCGGTCTGGTCTCAGGAGCAGGCGGATTCTGAGCTCTGACACTAATAGTGTAAGCCATGGTATCAATACTATTCAGAGTGGGATCATCAAAATCACGTTCGTGGTATCCGCCCCCTGCTTTAATTTCAATATAGTTGAACTGTTTTTTGAAAATCATTTGAATTTGATCCGAAGTGTAATCGGAGGTGGTTTTATCGTAATCCTTCTTCCAGTGCTGATACTCAAGATCAAGTGATGTTTTGCGTGTAAAATTGTAAATCAGATCGAACATGCCCCGATGTTCAATGGAATCCTCGTTGTCATTCTTTGAATAGTCGATTGTTGTATTTCGATAACGGAGGCCTGCTGTGAATTTTGCCCCAAAATCGTAAAAAAACGAGGGGGTCAAGCGGTTGACTTCGTACTTATCCCTGTCCGTGGCGTTGCTTAATCTGTCCGAATCCGCGGAATCACGTGTCTTGTTATAAGAATCATCCAGCCCTATCAGCAAACGATCAAAAGCCCGGTATCTGGAATTAAAAACGACCGTGTGCCCGACATAATCGTCATCATTCGCCTTCAGCTGACCTGACGGAACCGTATCCCTGTCATCATAGTAATATGCGTTAAGGGTATAGTTAAGAAGTACTTTTGTTCTGGGTGTTTCAAAACCAAGATCAATCCCCGGTTGAACGAGGTATGTATCTACCTTTCTTTCACCGGTCTCTGCCTTAAAAAAATTATCGTCCGTTTTCCAGCTTGTCGCTATTCTTGGCTTGATTGTTATATCCGCGGCCTTCAGGCTGGTCGCGGAAAAAAATAATAGCAACGGTATCAATACAATCAGAACGACCAGCCTTTTTTGAAGCTCCCCGCAACAAGCTGCCTGGAATCTTCGACCGTAAGAAAGTTTGCTGTTTTTAGATTCGCTCGCTAACTCCACAGCCCCGACAGGACGGGATTTCCGCCTTGCTTCAACAAACTGCGGGGAATGAGCCCGCTTTTGCGGTTCAAATTTCATAAGAGTCCTCCTGAGTATAGCGCTTATATCGGACTTGCCGCCGTTATATCCTGAATGGGGGGTTCCTCATCGACCGGAACTTCAAAGCCGGGAGGTGGTTCGTATGCTTCAGCCAGTCCTGGAACAGCGCCAGAGGCAATGAGTATCGCCATGGTGTTGTTGTTTAAATTTTGAGTCTCTTCGGCCTTTGCTAAAATCTCGTTAGCAGCGTCAACGGTACCCGGGTCTGTACTGGTCTGAGCAATATATTGAGCTGCCGCCCTGATCTGATTGATAGCCGCGTCGAGATTACTGGTCATGTTCATCGCTGCCTGTGCCAGTTCCGCGTTGCCGGTTTCGCCGGCATAAGAGGCTACATCGGCGATAAGCCTTGAGGCCTCACTTGCAATGGCCAGGGCTTCTTTTGCCAGTTCAACAGCCCCGGTCTCTTGCGCCTTGATCGCCATTTCATAAGCTTGTGTGGATAATTCCATGGCTTTCGCAAGCTTTTCTTCCGCGGACATCTCCTGGGCCAGAACCGGGACAACAAGAAACATTATAGCCAGGAAACCGACGATGAATATTTTTAATTTGTCTTTTGCATGGTGGGTTTTCAGAAATTTTTTCATATCAAGCACCTCCTGTAAAAAAATACCGCGTTGAGAGACACCCAGTTTTTACAACTTTTTTATGCATAATATCACTTGTCTTTATGCTGTCAAGAAAAAAACGCCCGGAGTTCCTTCCCCTCCAGAACCGCTTGAGGGGCTTCAAACACGATCCTTTCTGCCCGGATCTTTCCAGCAAGATAAGAAAGATTTTTAAAAGCCGCGCGCAGGTTGGGAGGTCTTGCTTCAGGAGAATGAGCGTCCGAAGCCATAAAATGGACTATTTGCAGCTTAATTATCCTTTGGCAACATTTTAAAGTCTGTTGTCCGAATCCTCCTGTGAGGCTGCCCGCGGTTATCTGGGAAAGGGCGCCGGCAGAGATAAGATCGGATAATAACTTAACATCGTGCTGAATGGCCGGATTTCTTTCAGGATGGGTTATAACAGGCGTTATATTTCTATTTTTGAGGCGGTTGATAAAACCGATGATCGCCTTGGGGATGAATTGATCCGGAAGTTCTAAAGAAATATATCGTCCCATGTCATTCATGGTCATCAATCGGCCTTTATCAAGTGCATCCATGATTTCCGGGCTCAGGCGGACCTCTGAACCAGGCAACACAGCCAGGAGGATGTTGTGCTTCTTTAGCGCCGAGTTCAATTCCGTACAGGCAGACAAGATATCCTTTCGCCAGTTGACGTACACGCCGTTCAGGCAGTGGGGGGTGGAAATCATGATCCGCGTGCCATTTTCCACGGCTATACGGGCCATTTCCAGGGATTCCTTGAGTGTGGATGGACCATCATCAATCCCCGGCAAAATATGGACGTGAATATCAATCATAGTAATGGGCGTGGCGCATGGGGCTTAGTCAAAAAGATGGCTGTCGACATAACGGGCCAGAATTTCGGCCGTGACTCTTGGCGGCCGAACTGTTAAATACTGGTCGATAATCGAATGGGCCATCTCGTGGGCTAATATACCTTCGTTTATATCATCGAAGTTTACGTATATAACGTGATATTCATATATATACCAGGCTTTGTATTGATAGTTTTTTTTATAAATGTCAAAATATGCGGCATGCAATTGTTCCTTGTTATTATAGATATTAATGGTGACTTTTTTCATTTTCTTGCGCATATCCAGTATTTCCTGCACCCTCTCATATAAGGCATCCACCTTCTTTTTCAGGTTATTTATGAGATCGTTGGAATCCGAACTGGGAAATAGCCGTTTAATCCCCCACTCCCCCGGGTAATAATCCACATGCTTGCTGAATTCTTTCAGGTCTTCCTGTGTCTGATAACATATAATGGTGTATTTGGTCACAATCTTCTGCCAGATGATATCTTTCGCTGTTTCACCACGCACCGACCCGTACGGGAAGAGGAGAAAAAAGCTTACCCATATTATGATCAACAAAAGGGTTTTGGAAAGATTTCTAAACGGCATGAAGATGACATCCCGATGTTAGATTTTAAAGTTCATTTCGATCGTTTGGCGTAGATGATTCAACTCTTCAATTAACTCTTGCGGTGCGTTTTGTTTGGATGCCGATTCAATGAGATTTTCCACCCCGGTCCGGATATCCAGAACCTTTTCATGCAGACCTGCTGTCATTGTGTTTAAACTGCCGGACAAGTCGGCTATTTGATCCTTTTTTCTGAGTTTTATGCTTTTGGTTAAATCTCCTTTCTCTATTTCTTTCAGTTCTTTTTCAAAACGGAGCAAAGGGCCTGCTATCTTGTGAGAAACAAAAAGGGTGACTACTATCGTGGCCAGGGTTATCAGCCCGAGTGTGATTAGATTGGTATAAATAAGAGAGGGAAGAATGGCCAAGGATGTATTCTTTATGACCAGTCTCGATTGCTCAAATGAAGAGGTTAATGTGCCCTGAGAAAAAAGAAAAAGCAGACCCGTGGATAAAATTGTTCCGATTAAGAGAATGAGACAGAACTTCAGGATAAATTTAGACTGAAAATCTCTTTTAATAAAATAGTTCTTTCTTTTATAAATTCGCTCTTGTTGAGACATGTCCCCTCCTTTTTGAAGCCTCCCCGTCATTGCCGGCAAGGGTTCTGCCTGACGGCAGTGCTTCGCGGCCAGGTAAGGAAAACGGCCATTTTGTTATAGCACCCCTT
Protein-coding sequences here:
- a CDS encoding methyl-accepting chemotaxis protein, with the protein product MSQQERIYKRKNYFIKRDFQSKFILKFCLILLIGTILSTGLLFLFSQGTLTSSFEQSRLVIKNTSLAILPSLIYTNLITLGLITLATIVVTLFVSHKIAGPLLRFEKELKEIEKGDLTKSIKLRKKDQIADLSGSLNTMTAGLHEKVLDIRTGVENLIESASKQNAPQELIEELNHLRQTIEMNFKI
- a CDS encoding outer membrane beta-barrel protein is translated as MKFEPQKRAHSPQFVEARRKSRPVGAVELASESKNSKLSYGRRFQAACCGELQKRLVVLIVLIPLLLFFSATSLKAADITIKPRIATSWKTDDNFFKAETGERKVDTYLVQPGIDLGFETPRTKVLLNYTLNAYYYDDRDTVPSGQLKANDDDYVGHTVVFNSRYRAFDRLLIGLDDSYNKTRDSADSDRLSNATDRDKYEVNRLTPSFFYDFGAKFTAGLRYRNTTIDYSKNDNEDSIEHRGMFDLIYNFTRKTSLDLEYQHWKKDYDKTTSDYTSDQIQMIFKKQFNYIEIKAGGGYHERDFDDPTLNSIDTMAYTISVRAQNPPAPETRPRSYLELSSELNFNDQGVADSYYKAHRFSVDAGHIFLEKLKLDVGGYYQNSDYERTTGLTPEGTTEFRDDDTYFISGSIGYIFADYLTLSVSANYEDRNSNLSGYDYDNKSVMATLDFGYDIGRR
- a CDS encoding CpsB/CapC family capsule biosynthesis tyrosine phosphatase is translated as MIDIHVHILPGIDDGPSTLKESLEMARIAVENGTRIMISTPHCLNGVYVNWRKDILSACTELNSALKKHNILLAVLPGSEVRLSPEIMDALDKGRLMTMNDMGRYISLELPDQFIPKAIIGFINRLKNRNITPVITHPERNPAIQHDVKLLSDLISAGALSQITAGSLTGGFGQQTLKCCQRIIKLQIVHFMASDAHSPEARPPNLRAAFKNLSYLAGKIRAERIVFEAPQAVLEGKELRAFFS